In Colwellia sp. M166, a genomic segment contains:
- the fadJ gene encoding fatty acid oxidation complex subunit alpha FadJ: MTDVTEVVQQENNNTFSLVRQENGIAHLIMDVKGDTMNTLKAEFSDEIAEILKEIREDKSINGLVLVSGKADSFVAGADVHMLANCTSAAEATALSRQGQIIFDQLENLSIPVVAAVHGACLGGGLELAMACHAIVCSDSPKTALGLPEVQLGLLPGGGGTQRLPKRVGIQKSLDMMLTGKQLRAKQALKAGLVNDVVPNSVLLATAEKLALSGKVKPKARKLSLMDKLLEGNGVGRSIVFSQATKTVLGKTKGNYPAPLKIIDCIRAGVEQAPSKGYQVEADHFGQLVMSDVSAQLRQLFFATTDMKKEQGVEGVAPAKISNAAVLGGGLMGGGIAFVTATKAKLPVRIKDISHQGISSALKYGYELLNKKVKRRFMRHSEMQSQLSLITGTTQYSGFNNVDIVVEAVFEDLTLKQNMVADIESHCKESTIFASNTSSLPIGQIAEKALRPENVIGLHYFSPVDKMPLAEIIAHDKTSDQTISTTVAFAKKQGKTPIVVKDKAGFYVNRILAPYMNEAAILLLEGCSIEALDKAMMKFGFPVGPMQLLDEVGIDVGAKIGPILQAELGERFAPPAAFSKLIDDGRLGKKANKGFYQYNTKSKKKLVDESVYSLLGLQVSNTAVTDAQAERCVYMMLNEAARCLDEEIIRNARDGDIGAIFGIGFPPFLGGPFQYMDKIGAATLVSKLRQWQAEFGERFAPCDALLKMAEQGGKYYS; encoded by the coding sequence ATGACTGATGTAACAGAAGTAGTTCAACAAGAAAACAATAATACCTTTAGTTTAGTGCGCCAAGAAAATGGCATAGCACATTTGATCATGGATGTTAAAGGCGACACCATGAATACGCTAAAGGCTGAGTTTTCTGATGAAATTGCTGAAATATTAAAAGAAATACGCGAAGATAAAAGTATTAATGGCTTAGTTTTAGTGAGTGGTAAAGCTGATTCTTTTGTCGCTGGCGCTGATGTACATATGCTAGCAAATTGCACCTCAGCTGCTGAAGCAACAGCTTTGTCGCGTCAAGGGCAAATTATTTTTGATCAGCTAGAGAATTTATCAATTCCAGTTGTTGCTGCGGTTCATGGCGCTTGTTTAGGTGGTGGTTTAGAGCTTGCGATGGCATGTCATGCCATTGTTTGTAGCGATAGCCCTAAAACCGCTTTAGGTTTGCCTGAAGTACAATTAGGCCTACTGCCTGGTGGTGGTGGCACACAACGATTGCCGAAACGTGTAGGTATTCAAAAGTCATTAGATATGATGCTTACCGGTAAGCAACTTCGCGCTAAGCAGGCATTAAAAGCCGGTTTAGTAAATGATGTAGTACCCAACAGTGTGTTACTTGCAACGGCTGAGAAGTTAGCGCTTTCTGGTAAAGTTAAGCCAAAAGCTCGTAAGTTATCATTGATGGACAAGCTGCTTGAAGGTAACGGTGTGGGTCGTAGCATTGTATTTAGTCAAGCAACAAAAACTGTCCTAGGAAAAACGAAGGGTAACTATCCTGCACCGTTAAAAATTATTGACTGTATTCGAGCGGGTGTTGAACAGGCTCCTTCAAAGGGCTATCAAGTAGAAGCTGATCATTTTGGCCAACTAGTGATGTCTGATGTTTCAGCACAACTTCGACAGCTATTTTTTGCCACGACTGACATGAAAAAAGAGCAGGGTGTTGAGGGCGTAGCGCCGGCAAAAATTTCCAATGCCGCTGTGCTTGGTGGTGGCCTTATGGGCGGTGGTATTGCTTTTGTTACCGCGACTAAAGCTAAACTACCAGTGAGAATTAAAGATATTTCACATCAAGGTATTAGCTCTGCTTTGAAATATGGTTATGAACTATTAAACAAAAAAGTTAAACGACGTTTTATGCGCCACAGTGAAATGCAAAGCCAACTTTCACTGATAACGGGTACAACGCAGTATAGCGGTTTCAATAATGTTGATATTGTTGTTGAGGCGGTATTTGAAGATCTAACTTTAAAACAAAATATGGTGGCAGATATTGAAAGCCATTGTAAAGAAAGTACTATTTTTGCTAGTAACACGTCTAGTTTGCCGATTGGCCAAATAGCTGAAAAAGCATTACGTCCTGAAAATGTGATAGGTCTACATTACTTTTCACCCGTGGATAAAATGCCATTAGCAGAAATTATTGCTCACGATAAAACCTCGGATCAAACCATTTCTACAACCGTAGCATTTGCTAAGAAGCAAGGTAAAACACCGATTGTGGTTAAAGATAAGGCCGGCTTTTATGTAAATCGTATTTTAGCACCTTACATGAATGAGGCGGCTATTTTACTGCTTGAAGGGTGTTCTATTGAAGCACTTGATAAAGCGATGATGAAATTTGGTTTTCCGGTTGGTCCTATGCAATTACTCGATGAAGTGGGTATTGATGTCGGCGCTAAAATTGGTCCAATTTTACAAGCTGAATTAGGTGAAAGATTCGCGCCACCAGCAGCATTTTCAAAATTAATTGATGATGGCCGCTTAGGCAAGAAAGCTAACAAAGGTTTCTATCAATATAATACCAAGAGTAAAAAGAAATTAGTTGATGAAAGTGTTTATAGCTTATTAGGACTGCAAGTAAGTAATACCGCTGTTACTGATGCTCAGGCTGAACGTTGTGTTTATATGATGTTAAATGAAGCCGCTCGTTGTCTAGATGAAGAGATTATTCGCAATGCCCGTGATGGTGATATTGGCGCAATTTTCGGTATAGGCTTTCCGCCATTTCTTGGCGGACCATTTCAATACATGGATAAAATCGGCGCTGCAACACTCGTCAGTAAATTAAGACAATGGCAAGCTGAATTTGGTGAACGATTTGCGCCTTGTGATGCATTGCTGAAAATGGCAGAACAAGGCGGAAAGTATTATTCGTAA
- the fadI gene encoding acetyl-CoA C-acyltransferase FadI, with protein MTKSKLITGSGERIAVVAGLRTPFAKQATAFHGVPAVDLGKIVVNELLKKHDVDPKIIDQLVFGQVVQMPEAPNIAREIVLGTGMNTHTDAYSVSRACATSFQSTVNIAESIMAGFVDVGVAGGADSTSVAPVGVSKKFARTLLDLSKARSFGAKMALIRQLNFKDILPVPPAVAEYSTGLSMGQTAEQMAKTHGITREAQDALAHRSHTLATKSWQEGKLDGEVMTAHCEPYKTFISKDNCIRENSELASYAKLRPVFDRKHGTVTAATSTPLTDGASAILMMREGRAKELGYKPLGYIRSYGFAAIDVWEDMLMGPSFASPIALQRAGMNLADLDLIEMHEAFAAQALANVKMFGSNKFAQTHLGQDKAIGEIDMDKFNVMGGSLAYGHPFAATGTRLIVQTLNELNRRGGGVGLTTACAAGGLGAAMIVETD; from the coding sequence ATGACAAAATCAAAATTAATAACAGGCAGTGGAGAGCGTATTGCGGTTGTTGCAGGATTGCGCACACCGTTTGCTAAACAAGCAACCGCTTTTCATGGTGTACCTGCGGTCGATTTAGGAAAAATAGTAGTTAACGAATTACTTAAAAAACATGATGTTGATCCTAAAATTATTGATCAACTTGTTTTTGGTCAAGTTGTGCAAATGCCCGAAGCGCCAAATATTGCTCGTGAAATCGTCTTAGGCACCGGCATGAATACTCATACTGATGCTTACAGTGTATCTAGAGCTTGTGCGACGAGTTTCCAATCAACGGTTAATATTGCTGAGTCGATTATGGCCGGTTTTGTTGATGTTGGTGTTGCTGGTGGTGCAGATTCAACATCAGTTGCTCCTGTTGGCGTATCAAAGAAATTTGCTCGTACCTTACTTGATTTAAGTAAAGCCCGTTCATTTGGCGCTAAAATGGCGTTAATACGTCAACTTAACTTTAAAGATATTTTACCTGTTCCTCCTGCCGTTGCCGAATACTCTACCGGCCTTTCAATGGGACAAACTGCCGAGCAAATGGCAAAAACTCACGGTATTACGCGTGAAGCACAAGATGCATTAGCGCATCGTTCGCACACGCTTGCGACGAAAAGTTGGCAAGAAGGCAAGCTTGATGGTGAGGTAATGACTGCGCATTGCGAACCTTATAAAACCTTTATTTCTAAAGATAATTGCATTCGTGAAAACTCAGAATTAGCCAGTTACGCTAAGCTTCGTCCCGTCTTTGATCGTAAGCATGGTACGGTCACTGCGGCAACAAGTACGCCGTTAACTGATGGTGCGTCAGCAATTTTGATGATGCGTGAAGGGCGAGCAAAAGAATTAGGTTATAAACCATTAGGTTATATTCGTAGCTATGGTTTTGCCGCTATTGATGTTTGGGAAGATATGTTGATGGGGCCTAGTTTTGCTTCGCCAATTGCTTTGCAACGCGCTGGCATGAATTTAGCCGATCTTGACTTAATTGAAATGCATGAAGCGTTTGCTGCGCAAGCACTGGCCAATGTTAAAATGTTTGGTAGTAACAAGTTTGCGCAAACACATCTTGGTCAAGACAAAGCCATTGGTGAAATTGATATGGACAAGTTTAATGTTATGGGTGGCTCACTCGCTTACGGTCATCCTTTTGCTGCAACGGGCACGCGCTTAATTGTGCAAACATTGAATGAATTAAATCGTCGTGGTGGTGGGGTTGGTTTAACGACTGCTTGTGCTGCAGGTGGTTTAGGTGCGGCTATGATCGTGGAGACAGATTAA
- a CDS encoding MoxR family ATPase, which yields MAIEHFSSLKEHLSSQIIGQHALVENLLIALLANGHLIVEGPPGLAKTRAVNALAQGLEADFHRVQFTPDLLPADLTGTDIYRPEDGTFVFQPGPLFRNLVLADEINRAPAKVQSALLEAMAEGQITVGRNTYPLPELFLVMATQNPIEQEGTYPLPEAQLDRFLMHVEIDYPDAASELEILKLNRGEALKVEKQAVKEITQADIFAAREQVMQIHMAPAVENYIVDLIMATRNPEKYDDKLKQWLAYGASPRATIALDRCARARAWLNNRDFVSPEDVQAVFHNVLRHRILMTYQAEAEGISSNQLLDHLLSLVAVA from the coding sequence ATGGCTATTGAACATTTTTCATCATTAAAAGAACACTTATCCTCGCAAATTATCGGACAGCACGCGCTGGTTGAAAACTTACTCATCGCACTTTTAGCGAATGGTCATCTTATTGTAGAAGGTCCTCCAGGTTTAGCAAAAACGCGTGCCGTTAATGCCTTAGCCCAAGGCCTAGAAGCCGACTTTCACCGCGTTCAATTTACGCCTGATCTACTACCAGCAGATTTAACCGGCACAGATATTTACCGCCCTGAAGATGGTACATTTGTATTTCAACCGGGGCCACTATTTCGTAACTTAGTGCTCGCAGATGAAATTAACCGTGCGCCAGCCAAAGTTCAGTCGGCTTTACTAGAAGCGATGGCAGAAGGCCAAATTACCGTTGGTCGCAATACTTACCCATTGCCTGAACTATTTTTAGTTATGGCAACACAAAACCCCATCGAGCAAGAAGGGACTTACCCATTACCCGAAGCACAACTCGATCGCTTTTTAATGCATGTGGAAATTGATTACCCTGATGCAGCCAGCGAATTAGAAATTTTAAAACTTAACCGTGGCGAAGCTTTAAAAGTAGAAAAACAAGCAGTAAAAGAAATCACACAGGCCGATATTTTCGCCGCTCGCGAACAAGTGATGCAAATTCACATGGCGCCAGCGGTAGAAAATTATATTGTTGATCTCATTATGGCGACACGTAACCCTGAAAAATATGACGATAAATTAAAACAATGGCTTGCTTACGGCGCCAGTCCACGTGCGACTATTGCCCTTGACCGCTGCGCACGTGCACGCGCTTGGTTAAATAATCGCGACTTTGTTAGCCCTGAAGATGTACAAGCGGTTTTTCATAATGTCTTACGTCATCGTATCTTAATGACCTATCAAGCAGAAGCTGAGGGTATCAGTAGTAATCAACTGCTTGATCATTTACTCAGCCTAGTGGCGGTTGCCTAA
- a CDS encoding DUF58 domain-containing protein has product MWFTQKKSTEQDNPQVLLDELDSNGIDLTIEELIRYQTKSSLINLAAAKSLHGKMSGNYLARSKGRGMEFDEVRHYQNGDDIRAIDWRVTARTGQTHTKLFREEIERPVLIASDLSTSMFFGSRLLFKSVQAAHVAALVAWHAKSRGDRIGGVVFNQYAHTELKPRSRQQGVLHYLHALVESHANSAIKSTEALDHQQAKLAFEQNCARLRQLAKPGSLVYLITDGYNLTDEAVRHLANISRHCELVVCLISDPLEQQLPESKSKISVAITNGTDNDGDDRQQLILGDKAIAEQYHQQAMALNSTMEEKLTKAGARLLHFCASEALETQLNRGVASWIR; this is encoded by the coding sequence ATGTGGTTTACTCAAAAAAAATCAACCGAGCAAGACAATCCACAAGTTTTGCTTGATGAACTTGATAGTAATGGCATTGACTTAACCATTGAAGAGCTAATTCGATATCAGACTAAAAGCTCGCTGATTAACTTAGCAGCAGCAAAAAGCTTGCATGGTAAAATGTCCGGTAATTACCTCGCCCGTAGCAAAGGCCGGGGCATGGAGTTTGACGAAGTACGTCACTACCAAAATGGCGATGATATTCGCGCCATAGATTGGCGGGTAACTGCGCGTACCGGTCAAACTCACACAAAATTATTTCGTGAAGAAATTGAGCGCCCGGTGCTTATTGCCAGTGATTTAAGCACCAGTATGTTTTTTGGCAGCCGTTTACTGTTTAAATCCGTGCAAGCTGCACATGTCGCGGCATTAGTCGCTTGGCATGCTAAGTCACGTGGCGATCGTATTGGCGGCGTGGTGTTTAACCAATATGCTCATACCGAATTAAAGCCCCGTAGTAGACAACAAGGCGTATTACATTATTTACATGCGCTAGTCGAAAGCCACGCAAACTCTGCCATTAAATCAACAGAGGCATTAGATCACCAGCAAGCAAAACTCGCTTTTGAACAAAACTGTGCACGTTTACGTCAACTCGCTAAACCTGGAAGTTTAGTGTACTTAATCACCGATGGTTACAACCTCACTGATGAAGCCGTGCGACATTTAGCCAATATTAGCCGCCACTGTGAATTAGTGGTGTGTTTAATTAGCGATCCTCTAGAGCAACAATTACCTGAGAGTAAAAGTAAAATCAGCGTTGCTATTACTAACGGTACAGATAATGATGGCGATGATCGCCAACAGCTTATTTTAGGTGATAAAGCAATAGCTGAGCAATATCATCAACAAGCCATGGCCTTAAATAGCACCATGGAAGAAAAGTTAACTAAAGCCGGCGCTAGACTATTGCACTTCTGCGCTAGTGAAGCACTTGAAACTCAATTAAATCGCGGAGTAGCGTCATGGATCCGTTAG
- a CDS encoding DUF4381 domain-containing protein, with the protein MDPLAQLNDIHLPENIHSYPIAPGWWLLVALILALIIYGSVKLRQYITKRKNQKSALKQLSPNADVGTVVTLLKWAALQYFPRQTVANLTGEHFKSFLTTTLPTKYQADFSKLSADYFTSAYQHQAGSKASAEFHQAAKLWLNHALPPQKNVISTLTPMPEQADLTSKNNTISSASSSPQLTERNGVKS; encoded by the coding sequence ATGGATCCGTTAGCACAGTTAAATGATATTCATCTGCCGGAAAATATACACAGTTATCCTATTGCACCAGGTTGGTGGCTTTTAGTTGCACTTATATTGGCATTGATTATTTATGGCTCTGTTAAGTTACGACAATACATAACTAAACGTAAAAACCAAAAAAGTGCCCTAAAACAACTTTCGCCAAATGCCGATGTCGGCACGGTTGTTACCTTACTAAAATGGGCAGCATTACAGTATTTTCCACGTCAAACAGTGGCAAATTTAACCGGCGAGCACTTTAAAAGCTTTTTAACCACAACCTTGCCTACTAAGTATCAAGCTGATTTTTCTAAACTCAGTGCTGATTATTTTACCTCGGCTTATCAACACCAAGCCGGCAGTAAAGCGTCAGCAGAGTTTCATCAAGCAGCAAAACTATGGCTTAACCATGCCTTACCACCGCAAAAAAATGTGATAAGTACGTTAACACCTATGCCTGAACAAGCCGATTTAACCAGTAAAAATAACACAATTTCATCAGCTAGCTCTTCACCACAACTGACTGAGCGTAATGGAGTAAAGTCATGA
- a CDS encoding VWA domain-containing protein gives MIHFDFIWALIALPLPLLVYWLPAKKQIQAAPLRMPTVVKGVQAQDFAPEKKKTSLVILSLIWLLVVFASTQPQWLGEAVNVPTEGREMMIAVDLSGSMQVEDMTLNGRSVNRLDMLKVLLGEFIERRNGDRLGLILFGDDAYMQTPMTFDRKTVQQMLDETVLGLVGKQTAIGDAIALAVKRFDEKKDSNRVLLLLTDGQNTAGKITPEQALELAVAKHITIYSIGIGADVMIQNSLFGARRVNPSSELDEESLQRLADETGGYYFRARASEDMSKIYQLLDELEPVEQEQQQMRPLTALYYWPLGLALLISLVTLLSKTVSNGYFFTPSNKTSGAKH, from the coding sequence ATGATCCATTTTGATTTTATTTGGGCTTTAATCGCCCTGCCTTTACCCTTACTTGTTTATTGGCTACCCGCTAAAAAACAAATACAAGCCGCGCCATTGAGAATGCCGACCGTAGTTAAAGGTGTGCAAGCACAAGATTTTGCGCCCGAAAAGAAAAAAACATCCTTAGTCATCTTAAGCCTTATCTGGCTTCTAGTGGTATTTGCTAGCACTCAACCGCAATGGCTAGGTGAGGCAGTAAATGTACCAACAGAAGGTCGCGAAATGATGATTGCGGTTGATCTATCTGGCAGTATGCAAGTTGAAGACATGACGCTTAATGGTCGCAGTGTCAATCGCCTTGATATGCTAAAAGTACTATTGGGCGAGTTCATTGAACGACGTAATGGCGACAGACTCGGTTTGATCTTATTTGGCGATGATGCTTATATGCAAACGCCCATGACCTTTGACCGCAAAACCGTACAACAAATGCTAGATGAAACCGTGCTAGGTTTAGTGGGTAAACAAACCGCTATTGGTGATGCAATTGCGCTTGCCGTTAAACGTTTCGATGAAAAGAAAGACTCGAACCGCGTTTTACTATTATTGACTGATGGCCAAAATACGGCGGGGAAGATCACCCCAGAACAAGCGCTTGAATTGGCCGTAGCAAAACACATCACTATTTACTCTATCGGTATCGGCGCCGATGTTATGATCCAAAACTCATTATTTGGTGCTCGTCGTGTTAACCCTTCAAGTGAACTTGATGAAGAGTCTTTGCAGCGCCTTGCTGATGAAACCGGTGGTTATTATTTCCGTGCCCGCGCCAGTGAAGACATGAGCAAAATATACCAACTATTGGACGAACTTGAACCGGTAGAACAAGAACAGCAACAAATGCGACCATTAACCGCTCTGTACTACTGGCCTCTAGGTCTAGCGCTATTGATAAGTTTAGTAACCTTGCTCAGCAAAACCGTTTCCAATGGTTATTTTTTCACACCAAGCAATAAAACGTCAGGAGCGAAGCACTAA
- a CDS encoding VWA domain-containing protein, with product MADFHFIRPLWLLALIVLIVMLLMLKKLRIKQSGWQQLLPAHLAKVLVQGNSKAKSSSLALPFLIGLLSIIAMAGPSWQKLPQPVYQVAQGSVLIMDMSYSMYATDVAPNRLTRARYKAIDLLDSINEGEVGLIAYAGDAFSISPLTDDSNNIKLLLPSLSPELMPALGSNPISALALANEMLVNAGHNSGDIYWFTDGVDNIDIQDITQWSREHPYRLNILGVGTKAGAPIKLSNGELMKDDNGAIIIPKLTEKLLQGLAARGKGNYTTLTHNNKDIEKLTTKPLLNDTEQTKESDNTGDQWQEFGPYLLLLVLPMLLSYFRRGALMATLPFALLLIPNHQAQANVWQDLWKTKDQQGQAHFNKEQYQQAAEQFNDPLWQGSAHYKAGDYEQALSAYQQVDSAESLYNQGNALAKLQKLDEAIAAYNQALQLDPNLTDAQDNKAILEQLKQQQENQEQQSGDDQQQDKNQDQQDQQQNGDDQNGENQESQDSESQPSEQQSQNSAQEDKNQQSDTSEQSNEDQQQEQNDQQQAESDKQKAAEQQQAKDAQQANESEAAPEEQSAQAQAMAEQLAKETEQKHQQLLNKVTDDPYMLLRNKMQLEYQKRHQDRRNIGVKKKW from the coding sequence ATGGCTGACTTTCATTTTATTCGCCCACTGTGGCTACTCGCGCTTATCGTCTTAATAGTCATGCTATTGATGCTAAAAAAGCTGCGTATTAAGCAATCAGGCTGGCAACAACTTTTACCAGCACACTTAGCGAAAGTATTAGTACAAGGTAATAGTAAGGCTAAGTCCAGTTCACTAGCGCTGCCATTTTTAATTGGCTTACTGTCAATTATAGCAATGGCAGGTCCTAGTTGGCAGAAACTACCACAACCGGTATACCAAGTCGCACAAGGCTCAGTGCTAATCATGGATATGTCATATTCAATGTATGCGACCGACGTTGCGCCTAATCGCCTAACACGTGCTCGCTACAAGGCGATAGATTTACTCGACAGTATCAATGAAGGCGAAGTTGGGCTTATTGCCTACGCAGGCGATGCCTTTAGTATTAGTCCGCTGACCGATGATAGCAACAATATCAAATTGTTATTGCCGTCATTAAGCCCAGAGCTGATGCCAGCATTAGGCAGTAATCCGATATCAGCGCTAGCCTTAGCCAATGAAATGCTAGTGAATGCTGGCCATAATAGCGGTGATATTTATTGGTTTACTGACGGTGTCGATAATATTGATATTCAAGACATCACCCAATGGTCACGTGAGCATCCCTATCGCCTAAATATACTCGGCGTTGGTACAAAAGCAGGTGCGCCCATTAAGCTCAGTAATGGCGAGTTAATGAAAGACGACAACGGTGCCATTATTATTCCCAAGTTAACAGAAAAGTTACTCCAAGGGCTTGCCGCACGTGGCAAAGGTAACTACACCACGCTAACACATAATAATAAAGATATTGAAAAACTGACCACTAAGCCACTACTTAACGACACAGAGCAAACTAAAGAAAGTGATAATACTGGCGATCAATGGCAAGAATTTGGTCCTTACTTGTTATTACTCGTTTTACCTATGTTACTAAGTTACTTTAGACGTGGTGCACTTATGGCTACTTTACCCTTTGCCTTACTATTAATTCCTAATCATCAAGCCCAAGCTAATGTTTGGCAAGATTTATGGAAAACCAAAGATCAGCAAGGCCAAGCGCATTTTAATAAAGAACAATACCAACAAGCGGCTGAACAATTTAACGACCCACTTTGGCAAGGTAGTGCACACTATAAGGCAGGAGATTACGAGCAAGCATTATCTGCTTATCAGCAAGTTGATAGTGCTGAATCTTTGTATAACCAAGGTAACGCTTTAGCAAAATTACAAAAACTTGATGAGGCAATAGCCGCTTACAATCAGGCTTTACAACTTGATCCTAACTTAACCGATGCACAAGACAACAAAGCTATTCTTGAGCAATTAAAACAACAACAAGAAAATCAAGAACAGCAATCTGGCGACGACCAACAACAAGATAAAAACCAAGACCAACAAGACCAGCAACAAAATGGTGATGATCAAAATGGTGAAAACCAAGAGAGTCAGGATAGTGAAAGTCAACCGAGCGAGCAGCAATCCCAAAACTCAGCACAAGAAGATAAAAATCAGCAAAGTGATACCTCAGAACAAAGTAATGAAGATCAGCAGCAAGAGCAAAACGATCAACAGCAAGCTGAAAGTGATAAGCAAAAAGCAGCAGAACAACAGCAAGCCAAAGATGCTCAGCAAGCAAATGAATCAGAAGCAGCACCTGAAGAGCAAAGTGCTCAAGCTCAAGCAATGGCAGAGCAATTAGCCAAAGAAACCGAACAAAAACATCAACAATTACTCAATAAAGTCACTGACGATCCTTACATGTTACTAAGAAATAAAATGCAATTAGAGTATCAAAAACGTCATCAAGATCGCCGAAATATAGGAGTTAAGAAAAAGTGGTAA